From Burkholderia sp. WP9, a single genomic window includes:
- a CDS encoding gluconokinase, GntK/IdnK-type, protein MTGAIRSIVCRENVAGLCNVTDKIVVMGVSGSGKSTLARKLAVALEGVFIEGDEHHSAESRDKMCRGVALCDSDREPWLDRLAARLDEIQGAAVLSCSALKRRYREHLRARVAGLRFVFLDISLAEAIARVAERSDHEFPATLVADQFENLESPEGETGVLHLCALHDSARSMEAVMQWLNAPANVRWESDELESRRS, encoded by the coding sequence ATGACTGGCGCGATCCGATCGATCGTCTGCCGTGAGAACGTAGCTGGATTGTGCAACGTGACAGATAAGATAGTGGTGATGGGCGTGTCGGGCTCAGGCAAGTCGACGCTCGCGCGCAAGCTGGCCGTCGCGCTGGAGGGCGTCTTCATCGAGGGAGACGAGCATCATTCGGCGGAAAGCCGCGACAAGATGTGCCGCGGTGTCGCCTTGTGCGACAGCGACCGCGAGCCGTGGCTTGATCGCCTTGCTGCTCGACTGGATGAGATTCAAGGTGCGGCGGTGCTGTCCTGTTCCGCGTTGAAGCGCCGTTACCGCGAGCATCTGCGCGCGCGTGTCGCCGGACTGCGATTCGTGTTTCTCGACATTTCCCTGGCCGAGGCGATTGCGCGCGTGGCGGAGCGGTCCGATCATGAATTTCCCGCGACATTGGTCGCGGATCAGTTCGAGAACCTCGAGTCACCGGAGGGTGAAACCGGCGTGCTGCATCTCTGTGCTTTGCATGACAGCGCGAGGAGCATGGAGGCGGTGATGCAATGGCTGAACGCACCCGCTAATGTACGATGGGAATCGGACGAATTAGAGTCGAGGAGAAGTTGA
- a CDS encoding transporter substrate-binding domain-containing protein: MQVKKIFAGMAVVGGAVASVAPAHADQLADIKSRGELSCGVYSNVEPFSYPNMQTRQLEGMDVDLCNAVAKQLGVKAKLEPLAVEARIPQLKLGRVDIVVANLAYTKTRATQIAFSDSYYSAKEVLVVKKADASKKLADFTGQKISAADGSTSAQSIPISIKDGQAVTFHDTSSAFLALEQNKVKGFVTNQMTAMKIAKQVDGTDGAVSIAAEPMLIEPIAVGLRQNEPAMLGAVNKALASMEQSGEMSAIFNKWLGPKTPYGLTRTDKVTPIDQLKFTPVS; the protein is encoded by the coding sequence ATGCAGGTAAAGAAAATTTTCGCGGGGATGGCGGTGGTAGGCGGTGCGGTCGCATCGGTTGCCCCGGCTCATGCTGATCAACTGGCCGACATCAAGAGTCGCGGCGAATTGAGTTGTGGCGTGTATTCGAATGTCGAGCCGTTCTCGTATCCGAATATGCAGACGCGTCAGCTCGAAGGCATGGACGTAGACCTGTGCAATGCCGTGGCGAAACAACTGGGCGTGAAGGCGAAGCTGGAGCCGCTCGCGGTGGAAGCGCGTATTCCGCAACTGAAGCTCGGGCGCGTCGACATCGTGGTGGCGAACCTGGCCTATACCAAGACCCGCGCGACGCAAATCGCCTTCAGCGACTCGTACTACTCCGCCAAGGAAGTCCTGGTCGTGAAGAAGGCCGACGCCAGCAAGAAGCTGGCCGATTTCACGGGGCAGAAGATCAGTGCCGCCGACGGCTCGACATCCGCGCAGTCGATTCCGATTTCGATCAAGGACGGCCAGGCGGTGACGTTTCACGACACCAGTTCGGCATTTCTGGCACTCGAGCAAAACAAGGTCAAGGGCTTCGTGACCAATCAGATGACCGCCATGAAGATCGCGAAGCAGGTGGACGGCACGGACGGCGCGGTGTCGATCGCGGCGGAGCCGATGCTGATCGAGCCGATCGCGGTAGGCTTGCGGCAGAACGAGCCGGCCATGCTGGGCGCGGTCAACAAGGCGCTGGCGTCGATGGAACAGAGCGGCGAGATGAGCGCGATTTTCAACAAGTGGCTCGGGCCGAAGACGCCCTACGGCCTGACCCGCACTGACAAGGTCACGCCGATCGACCAGCTCAAGTTCACCCCGGTGTCCTGA
- a CDS encoding amino acid ABC transporter ATP-binding protein — MIKFSSVNKWYGEYHALVDVDAEVRKGEVVVVCGPSGSGKSTLIRTVNRLEEINRGQIFFDGQDIHDKKLGLNAYRSRVGFVFQQFNLFPHLSVLDNITLSPMRVNGLKRAEAERKAADLLSRVGLSNKAKAFPPQLSGGQQQRVAIARALAMDPPAMLFDEPTSALDPEMVGEVLNVMKSLAQEGMTMMCVTHEMGFAREVADRVWFMDAGKILETAEPEEFFLRPKHARAQRFLSDLRTH; from the coding sequence ATGATCAAGTTTTCCAGCGTCAACAAATGGTACGGCGAATATCACGCTCTCGTGGACGTGGACGCCGAAGTTCGCAAAGGTGAAGTCGTGGTGGTGTGCGGCCCGTCCGGATCGGGTAAGTCGACGTTGATTCGCACCGTCAACCGGCTCGAGGAAATCAATCGCGGCCAGATCTTTTTCGACGGTCAGGATATCCACGACAAGAAGCTCGGATTGAACGCTTACCGCAGCCGTGTCGGTTTCGTGTTTCAGCAGTTCAACCTGTTTCCGCATCTCTCCGTGCTGGACAACATCACGCTCTCGCCAATGCGTGTGAACGGCCTCAAGCGTGCCGAGGCGGAACGCAAGGCCGCGGATTTGCTCTCGCGTGTCGGTCTGTCGAACAAGGCCAAGGCATTTCCGCCGCAATTGTCCGGTGGCCAGCAGCAACGTGTCGCGATTGCGCGGGCACTGGCGATGGATCCGCCGGCCATGCTGTTCGACGAACCGACCAGCGCGCTCGACCCCGAGATGGTCGGCGAAGTATTGAACGTGATGAAGAGCCTCGCGCAGGAAGGCATGACCATGATGTGCGTCACGCATGAGATGGGCTTTGCACGCGAAGTCGCCGATCGTGTGTGGTTCATGGACGCCGGGAAGATTCTCGAAACAGCGGAGCCGGAAGAGTTCTTCCTGCGTCCGAAACACGCACGCGCGCAGCGGTTCCTGTCCGACCTTCGCACGCATTGA
- a CDS encoding amino acid ABC transporter permease: protein MFDILRDNWTLLLIGQYPHGPLGGIVLTILLSLCALVIAFPLGILVALARISPYRFLRAPATGLVYMVRGIPLLMVIFWVYFLVPVLTGYPVTGFVTMLCALVIYDSAYLGEIIRAGIEGLPKGQAEASRALGMSYMKTMRAVILPQALYNVVPSMVTQFVSTIKETSLGYIINVQEISFAADQINNRLLTKPFPVYLILALSYFALCYALTQLAQYLERRVTRKRAGVAAKTRKADTVALADPLPTEN, encoded by the coding sequence ATGTTCGACATCCTGCGCGACAACTGGACGCTGCTGCTGATCGGGCAGTATCCGCACGGGCCGCTAGGCGGCATCGTGCTGACGATACTGCTGTCGCTGTGCGCACTGGTCATTGCCTTCCCGTTGGGGATTCTGGTCGCTCTCGCGCGGATCAGCCCGTACCGTTTCTTGCGGGCGCCGGCCACCGGGCTCGTCTACATGGTGCGCGGCATTCCGCTGCTGATGGTGATCTTCTGGGTGTATTTTCTCGTGCCGGTGCTGACCGGATATCCGGTCACCGGCTTCGTCACGATGCTGTGCGCGCTGGTGATCTACGACTCCGCGTATCTCGGCGAGATCATCCGTGCCGGCATCGAGGGGTTGCCGAAAGGGCAGGCGGAAGCGTCGCGCGCGCTCGGCATGAGTTACATGAAGACCATGCGCGCGGTCATCCTGCCGCAGGCGCTCTACAACGTGGTGCCGAGCATGGTCACGCAGTTCGTCTCGACCATCAAGGAAACGTCGCTCGGCTACATCATCAACGTGCAGGAAATCTCCTTCGCCGCGGATCAGATCAACAACCGGTTGCTGACCAAGCCGTTTCCGGTCTATCTGATTCTCGCCTTGAGCTACTTCGCCCTCTGTTATGCGCTCACGCAGCTTGCGCAGTATCTGGAGCGGCGCGTGACCCGCAAGCGCGCCGGTGTCGCGGCGAAGACCCGGAAAGCCGACACGGTCGCGCTCGCCGATCCGCTGCCCACCGAGAACTAG
- a CDS encoding amino acid ABC transporter permease, whose amino-acid sequence MKLHFDLATVLQGDYGALFLHGIELTLAMAALAWALSLVVGILLTLIRLTNNRLATAFVATFVAYHRNVPMLVQILFWYFGISNILPESLQALLNHYNGQFIFAVIAIGLCSAAYLSEDIRSGLRAIPYGQYEASRALGLNFLNGMRFVVLPQALRNAIPPMVNHAVLLFKNTSLAMAIGAAELTYVTRQIENETFLSFESYFVATVMYLGLSLVIMLGGARIAMHYRIPGVK is encoded by the coding sequence ATGAAACTTCATTTTGATCTGGCGACAGTGCTGCAGGGCGACTATGGGGCGCTGTTCCTGCACGGCATCGAGCTGACACTCGCGATGGCGGCACTGGCGTGGGCTCTCTCGCTGGTGGTGGGCATTCTTCTCACGCTGATTCGCCTCACCAACAATCGTCTCGCGACCGCCTTTGTCGCGACGTTCGTTGCATACCATCGCAATGTGCCGATGCTGGTCCAGATCCTGTTCTGGTACTTCGGCATCTCGAACATCTTGCCAGAGTCGCTGCAGGCGCTGCTGAACCACTACAACGGGCAGTTCATTTTCGCGGTGATCGCGATCGGACTGTGCAGCGCGGCTTATCTCTCCGAGGACATCCGCAGCGGACTGCGTGCGATTCCCTACGGTCAGTATGAAGCCTCGCGTGCGTTGGGTCTGAACTTCCTCAACGGCATGCGTTTCGTCGTGTTGCCGCAAGCGCTGCGCAATGCGATTCCGCCGATGGTCAATCACGCGGTATTGCTGTTCAAGAACACGAGTCTCGCTATGGCGATCGGCGCGGCCGAACTGACGTATGTGACCCGGCAAATCGAAAACGAAACCTTCCTGTCTTTCGAATCGTATTTCGTCGCCACGGTGATGTATCTCGGCTTGTCCCTCGTCATCATGCTGGGCGGTGCGAGGATCGCGATGCACTACCGCATTCCGGGAGTGAAGTGA
- a CDS encoding D-glycerate dehydrogenase, which yields MRASVLVTRASFPDIVDRLRANFDVTDNPDDTIWTQQELIARLQGKVGAMTAGSDRIDATLLDACPQLKAVCNIGVGYNNVDVEACTARGVLVTNTPDVLTDTTADFGFALMMATARRITESERFLRAGEWTKTGRFDMFVGGDVHGATLGILGMGRIGQAIARRGAFGFDMQVIYHNRSQLAPEVEASCRARYVDKETLLRESDHLIVVVPYSPSSHHAIGAAELKQMKSSATLTNIARGGVVDDAALAVALNEGSIAAAGLDVFEGEPVVTPALLAQKNVVLTPHIGSASVSTRRAMASLCADNLLAALGFGASAGQPPTPVNPQVLARLSATV from the coding sequence ATGCGTGCATCGGTACTGGTTACCCGTGCTTCATTTCCGGACATTGTCGATCGGCTGCGCGCGAATTTCGATGTGACCGACAATCCGGACGATACGATCTGGACGCAGCAGGAACTGATCGCCCGGCTGCAAGGGAAGGTGGGCGCGATGACGGCCGGCAGCGACCGGATCGACGCGACCTTGCTCGACGCCTGCCCGCAACTCAAGGCGGTGTGCAATATCGGCGTCGGCTACAACAACGTCGACGTGGAGGCGTGCACCGCGCGCGGCGTGCTGGTCACGAATACACCGGACGTGCTGACCGATACCACCGCCGACTTCGGCTTCGCGCTGATGATGGCCACGGCGCGGCGCATTACCGAGTCCGAACGCTTTCTGCGCGCGGGCGAATGGACCAAGACCGGGCGCTTCGACATGTTCGTCGGCGGCGACGTGCATGGGGCGACGCTCGGCATTCTCGGCATGGGCCGCATCGGTCAGGCGATCGCGCGGCGCGGCGCGTTCGGCTTCGACATGCAGGTGATCTATCACAACCGTTCGCAACTGGCGCCGGAGGTCGAGGCGAGTTGCCGGGCCCGTTACGTCGACAAGGAGACGCTGCTGCGCGAGTCCGATCATCTGATCGTCGTGGTGCCGTATTCACCCAGCTCGCACCATGCGATCGGCGCGGCGGAACTCAAGCAGATGAAGTCGTCGGCCACGCTGACCAATATCGCCCGCGGCGGCGTGGTGGACGATGCCGCCTTGGCAGTGGCGCTCAACGAAGGTAGCATCGCGGCGGCCGGTCTGGACGTGTTCGAAGGCGAGCCGGTGGTGACTCCGGCGCTGCTCGCGCAAAAGAACGTGGTCCTGACGCCGCATATCGGCAGTGCGTCCGTCAGCACGCGGCGCGCGATGGCCTCGCTTTGCGCAGACAATTTGCTCGCCGCGCTGGGTTTCGGCGCGTCGGCCGGCCAGCCCCCGACGCCCGTCAATCCGCAGGTGCTCGCGCGCCTGAGCGCAACGGTTTAA